One window of Streptomyces sp. NBC_00273 genomic DNA carries:
- a CDS encoding non-ribosomal peptide synthetase — translation MSDLAERLGRLPQGQRSRLLGRMRNQMTAGVGRRIELKRADHGARSRSSFQQEQMWFVDKLGAGKARNNIALAIGLGGPLDRAALHEALNAVVARHQVLHSKLVEIDGVPWQEPVPSFVLGVQSTDLSGSEDADRELAELTASCAAAPFDLAAGPPVRAHLVRLAPERHVLLWVVHHIAWDPGSTRIFTEELTASYAAAAAGKRPEAPRLAVEYADFAAWQRAKLENDEHGRALATKWRQLLAGAVATEVLPDHPRGPETRGDGRGLKLTLDQKLLDRLTELADAGSTTVFTTLLAAFNALLRHWTRTEDVVVGTASASRPHSDLEQVIGCFVQMITLRTEVTDQLTFRELVTRTASSVMDSFTNSELPFEQVVEAVRPVRDPLRHPLFQIEFTSLGRWGTHRAQAADVEFTMDQLHDGAAKFDMSFLVGENDGLELSLEYNTSLYRHGTASALLGAFRRVLEQVAENPDLQVGDISLVEEPAASRHARELSRGGPVDEAAWTTTLDRAFRERATIHPDAVAVRHGSTRLDYAALDRWSEAIAHRLRDRGVRHGDPVAVCVSRGPAAVAGVLGVLKAGAHYLPVDQAAPAERTRTVLADAKVRHALVDEAAQLPVPLELVTTGTAAPVREVPSLAPTATPGDLAYVLYTSGSSGTPKGVMIEHRSVTHFSRTIAKAYEIRAEDRVLQFAPLTFDVSVFEVFATLLAGGSLVIATDDERRDPALLQTRMREDAVTVAELPPALLPLLDQAGLPDLRLVSVGGEAFPGRLVAEWTAGERRFVNGYGPTEATVAVTLMDCTGSYDRNPPIGRPMPGHQAFVLDERLRPVPPGVPGELCVSGPGVARGYLGRPDLTADRFADNPYADGPETARLYRTGDLVRWLPGGNLDFLGRTDRQLKVRGHRIEPGEVESVLTGHPSVQQAVVVAQPAAGGERMLAAYVTVEQVGSYASEVADAEGLRAYAAGRLPGYMVPVVVVLDELPLTPHGKVDTGALPLPTEQSGEGGTAPRDAIEEQICRDILTPLLEWQNPDVEGDFFALGGSSLQATIVVSRVRALFGIDIALADFFGRPTVSGLAELVRAAKAEAAGEQDRLLAVFEQIENMSDDEAAALLGSLQQPDGS, via the coding sequence ATGTCTGATCTCGCCGAACGGCTCGGCCGTCTGCCCCAGGGGCAGCGCTCCCGGCTGCTGGGACGGATGCGCAACCAGATGACCGCCGGCGTGGGCCGCCGCATTGAACTGAAGCGCGCCGACCACGGAGCGCGCTCCCGCTCCTCCTTCCAGCAGGAGCAGATGTGGTTCGTCGACAAGCTCGGCGCCGGCAAGGCCCGCAACAACATAGCCCTGGCCATAGGCCTGGGCGGCCCCCTCGACCGGGCCGCCCTGCACGAGGCGCTCAACGCCGTCGTCGCCCGCCACCAGGTGCTGCACAGCAAACTCGTCGAGATCGACGGAGTCCCCTGGCAGGAGCCCGTCCCCTCCTTCGTGCTCGGCGTCCAGAGCACCGACCTGTCCGGCAGCGAGGACGCGGACCGCGAACTCGCCGAGCTCACCGCGAGCTGCGCCGCCGCCCCCTTCGACCTCGCCGCCGGCCCGCCCGTCCGCGCCCACCTCGTGCGGCTCGCCCCGGAGCGCCACGTCCTGCTCTGGGTCGTCCACCACATCGCCTGGGACCCGGGCTCGACCCGGATCTTCACCGAGGAACTGACCGCCAGCTACGCGGCGGCCGCCGCGGGCAAGCGTCCCGAGGCCCCCCGGCTCGCCGTCGAGTACGCCGACTTCGCGGCTTGGCAACGGGCCAAGCTGGAGAACGACGAGCACGGCCGGGCGCTCGCGACCAAGTGGCGCCAGCTCCTGGCCGGCGCCGTCGCCACCGAGGTCCTGCCCGACCACCCGCGCGGCCCCGAGACCCGCGGCGACGGCCGCGGTCTGAAGCTGACCCTGGACCAGAAGCTGCTGGACCGCCTCACCGAGCTCGCCGACGCGGGCAGCACCACCGTCTTCACCACCCTGCTCGCCGCCTTCAACGCGCTGCTGCGGCACTGGACCCGCACCGAGGACGTCGTCGTCGGCACGGCCAGCGCCTCCCGACCGCACTCCGACCTGGAGCAGGTCATCGGCTGCTTCGTCCAGATGATCACCTTGCGGACCGAGGTCACCGACCAGCTCACCTTCCGCGAGCTGGTCACCCGCACCGCGTCCTCCGTCATGGACTCCTTCACCAACAGCGAGCTGCCCTTCGAGCAGGTGGTCGAGGCCGTCCGCCCGGTGCGCGATCCGCTGCGCCACCCGCTCTTCCAGATCGAGTTCACCTCGCTGGGCCGCTGGGGCACCCACCGGGCGCAGGCCGCCGACGTCGAGTTCACCATGGACCAACTCCACGACGGAGCAGCGAAGTTCGACATGAGCTTCCTCGTCGGCGAGAACGACGGTCTGGAACTCTCCCTCGAGTACAACACCTCCCTCTACCGGCACGGCACGGCCAGCGCCCTGCTCGGCGCCTTCCGCCGGGTCCTGGAGCAGGTCGCCGAGAACCCCGACCTCCAGGTGGGCGACATCAGCCTGGTCGAGGAGCCGGCCGCCTCCCGGCACGCCCGCGAGCTGTCCCGCGGCGGCCCCGTCGACGAAGCCGCCTGGACCACCACTTTGGACCGCGCGTTCCGCGAGCGGGCCACCATCCACCCCGACGCGGTCGCCGTCCGCCACGGCTCCACCCGGCTCGACTACGCCGCCCTCGACCGCTGGTCCGAGGCCATCGCCCACCGGCTGCGCGACCGCGGCGTCCGCCACGGTGACCCCGTCGCGGTGTGCGTGTCCCGCGGCCCGGCCGCCGTGGCCGGAGTCCTCGGCGTGCTCAAGGCGGGCGCCCACTACCTCCCGGTCGACCAGGCCGCCCCGGCCGAGCGGACCCGTACCGTACTGGCCGACGCGAAGGTCCGGCACGCCCTCGTCGACGAAGCCGCGCAGCTGCCCGTACCGCTGGAGCTGGTGACCACCGGAACGGCGGCCCCCGTCCGGGAGGTCCCCTCCCTCGCACCGACCGCCACCCCCGGCGACCTGGCCTACGTGCTCTACACCTCGGGCAGCAGCGGAACCCCCAAGGGGGTCATGATCGAGCACCGCTCGGTCACCCACTTCTCCCGCACCATCGCCAAGGCCTACGAGATCCGGGCCGAGGACCGGGTCCTGCAGTTCGCCCCGCTCACCTTCGACGTCTCCGTCTTCGAGGTCTTCGCCACCCTGCTGGCGGGCGGCTCGCTCGTCATCGCCACCGACGACGAGCGCCGCGACCCGGCCCTGCTCCAGACCCGGATGCGCGAGGACGCGGTCACCGTCGCGGAACTCCCGCCCGCCCTCCTGCCGCTGCTCGACCAGGCCGGCCTGCCCGACCTGCGACTGGTCTCGGTGGGCGGCGAGGCCTTCCCCGGCCGACTCGTCGCCGAATGGACCGCGGGGGAGCGGAGGTTCGTCAACGGCTACGGCCCCACCGAGGCGACCGTCGCCGTCACGCTCATGGACTGCACCGGCAGCTACGACCGCAACCCGCCGATCGGCCGCCCCATGCCCGGCCACCAGGCCTTCGTCCTCGACGAGCGGCTGCGCCCGGTCCCGCCCGGCGTACCCGGTGAACTCTGCGTCTCCGGGCCGGGCGTGGCCCGCGGCTACCTGGGCCGCCCCGACCTCACCGCCGACCGCTTCGCCGACAACCCCTACGCGGACGGCCCCGAGACGGCCCGCCTCTACCGCACCGGCGACCTGGTCCGCTGGCTGCCCGGCGGCAACCTGGACTTCCTCGGCCGCACCGACCGCCAGCTCAAGGTGCGCGGCCACCGCATCGAGCCCGGTGAGGTCGAGTCCGTGCTCACCGGGCACCCCTCCGTGCAGCAGGCCGTCGTGGTGGCCCAGCCCGCCGCGGGCGGCGAGCGCATGCTGGCCGCCTACGTCACCGTCGAACAGGTGGGCTCGTACGCCTCCGAGGTCGCCGACGCCGAAGGCCTGCGCGCCTATGCGGCCGGCCGGCTGCCCGGCTACATGGTCCCGGTCGTCGTCGTCCTGGACGAACTGCCCCTCACTCCGCACGGCAAGGTCGACACCGGGGCCCTGCCCCTGCCCACCGAGCAGTCGGGCGAGGGCGGCACCGCGCCGCGCGACGCCATCGAGGAGCAGATCTGCCGGGACATCCTCACCCCGCTGCTCGAATGGCAGAACCCGGACGTGGAGGGCGACTTCTTCGCCCTGGGCGGCAGCTCGCTCCAGGCCACCATCGTGGTCTCCCGGGTCCGCGCCCTCTTCGGCATCGACATCGCCCTCGCCGACTTCTTCGGCCGCCCGACCGTCTCGGGACTGGCCGAACTGGTCCGCGCCGCCAAGGCCGAAGCCGCCGGCGAACAGGACCGGCTGCTTGCGGTCTTCGAGCAGATCGAGAACATGAGCGACGACGAGGCCGCCGCCCTCCTCGGCTCCCTCCAGCAGCCGGACGGTTCCTGA
- a CDS encoding condensation domain-containing protein, whose product MADPAGLEGALAALPEAKRELARLMLAARQPVPAHPAPRSGAGPVPPTALQSRLWRRERTHPAVATGSHALRLTGPLDPQRLVAALTGVLRRHEALRTRLTVSTTGQPRLHVDEEPVLRLTRSDLSGFTPQAAADRVALQSAESASTVLDLESGRTSAFRLLRLAPDEHVLILASHLAVFDGWSSGVFLADLAAGYRAGGGPGGSAPPELQFPDYADWQHRWLAGPDGSAELARRRAAFATDPPAPRAPGGFERGHLPVRLARGPARAGLELGAAEGATPFMTLLAALAVVLARRQGRTSVVIGTPAAGRFAGPLEGAVGQFTTVVPIRIDLEGGPAFRELLHRTRAAVAEALAHQRLPVDVLFGDGTPPPYNVLFALHNYPSVPLDLPGIEVGQLPGPPARHLELYSPDPAAALACIGLVERGGEIGGTAEYNRHAATPEDVRGLLAGIEDVLDRAAAAPASPLTT is encoded by the coding sequence ATGGCCGACCCGGCCGGGCTCGAAGGAGCGCTCGCCGCGCTCCCCGAGGCGAAGCGCGAACTCGCCCGGCTGATGCTGGCCGCCCGGCAGCCCGTACCCGCCCACCCGGCCCCGCGCTCCGGCGCGGGGCCGGTCCCGCCCACCGCGCTCCAGTCCCGGCTGTGGCGCCGCGAGCGCACGCATCCGGCCGTCGCCACCGGCTCGCACGCGCTGCGGCTGACCGGTCCGCTCGACCCGCAGCGGCTCGTGGCGGCCCTCACCGGGGTGCTGCGCCGCCACGAAGCGCTGCGCACCCGGCTCACCGTCTCCACCACCGGCCAACCGAGGCTGCACGTGGACGAGGAACCGGTGTTGCGGCTCACCCGGTCCGACCTCTCGGGCTTCACCCCGCAGGCCGCCGCCGATCGCGTGGCCCTGCAGAGCGCCGAGAGCGCCTCCACCGTCCTCGACCTGGAGAGCGGCCGCACCAGCGCGTTCCGGCTGCTGCGGCTCGCCCCCGACGAGCACGTCCTGATCCTCGCCTCCCACCTCGCGGTCTTCGACGGCTGGTCCTCCGGGGTCTTCCTCGCGGACCTGGCCGCCGGCTACCGCGCGGGCGGGGGTCCGGGCGGGTCGGCCCCGCCCGAGCTCCAGTTCCCCGACTACGCCGACTGGCAGCACCGGTGGCTCGCCGGACCCGACGGCTCCGCCGAACTCGCCCGCCGCCGGGCCGCCTTCGCCACCGACCCGCCCGCACCCCGGGCGCCCGGCGGATTCGAACGCGGCCACCTGCCCGTACGGCTCGCCCGCGGGCCGGCCCGCGCCGGGCTGGAACTGGGCGCGGCCGAGGGAGCCACCCCGTTCATGACGCTCCTCGCCGCGCTGGCCGTCGTACTGGCCCGCAGGCAGGGCCGTACCTCCGTGGTCATCGGCACCCCGGCGGCCGGCCGCTTCGCCGGACCGCTCGAAGGCGCCGTCGGACAGTTCACCACCGTGGTACCGATCCGGATCGACCTCGAGGGCGGCCCCGCCTTCCGGGAGCTGCTGCACCGCACCCGGGCCGCGGTCGCCGAGGCGCTCGCCCACCAACGCCTCCCCGTGGACGTCCTGTTCGGCGACGGGACGCCCCCGCCGTACAACGTCCTGTTCGCCCTCCACAACTACCCGTCGGTCCCCCTGGACCTGCCGGGCATCGAGGTCGGCCAGCTGCCCGGGCCGCCCGCCCGGCACCTGGAGCTCTACAGCCCGGACCCGGCCGCCGCGCTCGCCTGCATCGGCCTCGTGGAACGGGGCGGCGAGATCGGCGGCACCGCCGAGTACAACCGCCACGCGGCCACGCCCGAGGACGTGCGGGGGCTGCTCGCCGGAATCGAGGACGTGCTGGACCGGGCCGCCGCCGCGCCCGCATCCCCGCTCACCACCTAG
- a CDS encoding acyl-CoA dehydrogenase family protein → MLTTEFYRAPADCGLVRSGADVPRTAMRALREDIHDILVSAPVAEARRTRDPRPVHRALGERGLLAPQWPEEYGGRGVSQVAAAVLVEELAMHDVPDLLHTLTVQIVGSTLLGVASPAMKARHLPGFAAGTAFGCVLFSEPQAGSDLNILSTRAVSDGKGGYKLYGTKVHSLFARLADYGLCLARGEDDAFSLFLVPLDQPGVTIRQIPGMGDDAFHEVTLDGAAVTADDVVGETGQGWAIVVKTLAFERTGLDYYVKALRWYRAAVERLEVHTDRLEAGQHDQIGLAKLNARLLAAGTLVRRVLTRLDRGELNEDEAAAAKWYTTELAAEVAWWAAELDGDTSMTLDDPEVDGVAHPLDAALREAPGMRISGGTAEMMLETLARLRLDSGAEVRP, encoded by the coding sequence GTGCTCACCACCGAGTTCTACCGCGCGCCCGCGGACTGCGGGCTCGTACGGAGCGGAGCCGACGTGCCCCGCACCGCCATGCGGGCCCTGCGCGAGGACATCCACGACATCCTGGTCTCCGCCCCCGTGGCCGAGGCCCGGCGCACCCGCGACCCCCGGCCCGTCCACCGGGCCCTCGGCGAGCGGGGCCTGCTCGCGCCCCAGTGGCCCGAGGAGTACGGCGGCCGCGGCGTCAGCCAGGTCGCGGCCGCCGTGCTGGTCGAGGAACTGGCCATGCACGACGTCCCCGACCTGCTGCACACCCTCACCGTGCAGATCGTCGGCTCCACCCTGCTGGGCGTCGCGAGCCCGGCGATGAAGGCCCGGCACCTGCCGGGCTTCGCGGCCGGCACGGCCTTCGGCTGCGTGCTGTTCAGCGAGCCCCAGGCCGGCTCCGACCTCAACATCCTCTCCACCCGCGCCGTTTCCGACGGCAAGGGCGGCTACAAGTTGTACGGCACCAAGGTCCACTCGCTCTTCGCCCGGCTCGCCGACTACGGGCTGTGCCTGGCCCGCGGCGAGGACGACGCCTTCAGCCTCTTCCTCGTCCCCCTGGACCAGCCCGGGGTCACCATCCGGCAGATCCCGGGCATGGGCGACGACGCCTTCCACGAGGTCACCCTCGACGGCGCGGCCGTGACCGCCGACGACGTGGTCGGGGAGACCGGCCAGGGCTGGGCGATCGTCGTCAAGACCCTCGCCTTCGAGCGCACCGGCCTCGACTACTACGTCAAGGCGCTGCGCTGGTACCGGGCGGCCGTGGAACGGCTGGAGGTCCACACCGACCGGCTCGAGGCCGGCCAGCACGACCAGATCGGCCTGGCCAAGCTCAACGCCCGGCTGCTGGCGGCGGGAACCCTGGTCCGCCGCGTCCTCACCCGCCTCGACCGGGGCGAACTCAACGAGGACGAGGCCGCCGCCGCCAAGTGGTACACCACCGAACTCGCCGCAGAAGTGGCCTGGTGGGCCGCCGAACTCGACGGCGACACGAGCATGACCCTCGACGACCCCGAGGTCGACGGGGTGGCACACCCACTCGATGCGGCGTTGCGCGAAGCCCCGGGGATGCGGATATCGGGCGGCACCGCCGAAATGATGCTGGAGACGCTGGCCCGGCTGCGTCTCGACTCAGGGGCGGAGGTACGGCCGTGA
- a CDS encoding acyl-CoA dehydrogenase family protein, with product MTSRAVSGNDTGGRGPAAASERWREREDEDSLFRQLRLTVRQGLEVDGHTPAGAWEALTQVGAWEFALPIGHDGLDLGQAVIAMVCEEAGNAMQPVPVTDTLLALDLISGLGPLAPEAAGNVLDQVRTGELELAVPGRLPDPRGTVPPGITWKPDADTGGIVLTGTGGPFAAGVGPGALLVLAGGPDGPCVALVPLPTEGVRVRPLRDHGGGAVAGAVFDEARLPAEAVLLSGLAAERALARVGLRAAVHQASLLAGITAAALTAVVSRIRGRQQFGQALVKHQGPRLRVAGLLARLDAVRWAVGDAARDLDEDRLTAGEAAGLIALTAETTLDVTRDAVHLHGASGLVRDGLVAGCYRRAAWEAMRCGRPAHLWDIAAHTP from the coding sequence GTGACATCACGGGCGGTAAGCGGGAACGACACGGGCGGCCGGGGCCCGGCGGCGGCGTCCGAGCGCTGGCGGGAGCGGGAGGACGAGGACTCGCTCTTCAGGCAGCTCCGGCTCACCGTGCGCCAGGGCCTGGAGGTCGACGGGCACACCCCTGCGGGTGCCTGGGAAGCGCTGACCCAGGTCGGCGCGTGGGAGTTCGCCCTGCCCATCGGCCACGACGGCCTCGACCTCGGCCAGGCGGTCATCGCCATGGTGTGCGAGGAGGCGGGCAACGCGATGCAGCCCGTCCCGGTGACCGACACCCTCCTCGCCCTGGACCTGATCTCCGGCCTCGGCCCGCTGGCCCCCGAAGCCGCCGGCAACGTCCTGGACCAGGTGCGCACCGGAGAACTGGAACTCGCCGTGCCGGGCCGGCTGCCCGATCCGCGCGGCACCGTACCGCCCGGCATCACCTGGAAGCCGGACGCGGACACCGGCGGCATCGTCCTCACCGGAACCGGTGGCCCCTTCGCCGCCGGAGTCGGCCCGGGTGCCCTGCTGGTCCTGGCCGGCGGTCCCGACGGCCCGTGCGTGGCGCTCGTACCCCTGCCCACCGAGGGCGTCCGGGTCCGCCCGCTGCGCGACCACGGCGGGGGAGCCGTCGCCGGCGCCGTCTTCGACGAGGCACGGCTGCCCGCCGAGGCGGTGCTGCTGAGCGGCCTCGCCGCCGAACGGGCCCTCGCCCGCGTGGGGCTGCGCGCCGCCGTCCACCAGGCCTCGCTGCTGGCCGGGATCACGGCGGCCGCCCTGACCGCGGTCGTCTCCCGGATCCGCGGCCGGCAGCAGTTCGGCCAGGCCCTGGTCAAACACCAGGGGCCCCGGCTGCGCGTGGCCGGCCTCCTGGCCCGCCTCGACGCCGTGCGCTGGGCCGTGGGGGACGCGGCCCGGGACCTCGACGAGGACCGGCTCACCGCGGGGGAGGCCGCCGGACTGATCGCCCTCACCGCGGAGACCACCCTCGACGTGACCCGGGACGCGGTCCACCTGCACGGCGCCTCGGGCCTGGTCCGCGACGGCCTGGTGGCGGGCTGCTACCGGCGCGCGGCCTGGGAGGCCATGCGCTGCGGTCGTCCCGCCCACCTCTGGGACATCGCGGCGCACACGCCCTGA
- a CDS encoding GNAT family N-acetyltransferase — MSLEVRPATADLWDDIRQVLQPKKSAHTCWCMAWRLSTGDYGRLTADERGEHLRGLMEKADPPPGVLGFLDGEVAGWCNVAPRRQLDRLTSSKTITPVDDLPVWSVTCFVVRKDFRGKGVASGLLEGAVEHARAHGAPAVEGYPVDPEGGRVNPTLAYVGTMDMFERAGFRRVHRTEAKSDKRHRWVMRRDLV, encoded by the coding sequence ATGAGTTTAGAAGTACGGCCCGCCACGGCGGATCTGTGGGACGACATCCGCCAGGTGCTCCAGCCGAAGAAGAGCGCGCACACGTGCTGGTGCATGGCGTGGCGGCTGTCCACCGGCGACTACGGGCGGCTCACGGCGGACGAGCGGGGCGAGCACCTGCGCGGCCTCATGGAGAAGGCCGATCCGCCGCCCGGGGTCCTCGGGTTCCTGGACGGCGAGGTGGCGGGCTGGTGCAACGTGGCTCCGCGCCGGCAGCTCGACCGGCTGACCTCCTCGAAGACGATCACACCGGTGGACGATCTGCCCGTGTGGTCGGTGACCTGTTTCGTCGTGCGCAAGGACTTCCGCGGCAAGGGGGTCGCCTCGGGTCTGCTGGAGGGGGCCGTCGAGCACGCGCGCGCCCACGGCGCGCCCGCCGTCGAGGGGTATCCGGTGGATCCGGAGGGCGGCCGGGTGAATCCGACCCTCGCCTACGTCGGGACGATGGACATGTTCGAGCGGGCGGGCTTCCGCCGGGTCCACCGCACCGAGGCCAAGAGCGACAAGCGGCACCGCTGGGTCATGCGCCGCGACCTGGTCTGA
- a CDS encoding threonine aldolase family protein: MTIGSFETVDLRSDTVTRPGPGMRAVMAAAEVGDDLFGEDPTVRALEDRLAGLFGFSGALFTPSGVMANQIALQLLVGPGEELVCDAEAHVLAHEEASPARYGGIQTRTVTAERGVLTAALLAGVIRRGNPYTLGTRAVEVEQTHTRAGGTVHPLETLRAVRELTSGAGLAVHMDGARIWNAMAATGTSARQYGRTADSLSVCLSKGLGAPVGSVLLLSAERLPRARKLRHGLGGGMRQSGILAAAGLYALDHHVERIAEDHTNAALLAAGLRDAGFTVRPPETNIVLIEVPGADEVVARAAQEGVLVTAPGPQTVRLVTHLDAGRQACRRALGVLAAVMTGVVTGSRDTAAAGRS; encoded by the coding sequence ATGACCATCGGGAGTTTCGAGACCGTCGATCTGCGCAGCGACACGGTGACCCGGCCGGGTCCCGGGATGCGGGCCGTGATGGCCGCGGCCGAGGTCGGCGACGACCTGTTCGGGGAGGACCCGACCGTCCGCGCCCTGGAGGACCGGCTCGCCGGGCTCTTCGGCTTCTCCGGGGCCCTGTTCACCCCGTCCGGGGTGATGGCCAACCAGATCGCCCTCCAGCTCCTCGTCGGTCCCGGCGAGGAGCTGGTGTGCGACGCCGAGGCGCACGTCCTGGCGCACGAGGAGGCCTCTCCGGCCCGCTACGGCGGGATCCAGACGCGCACGGTGACGGCGGAGCGGGGGGTGCTCACCGCGGCCCTGCTGGCCGGGGTCATCCGGCGGGGGAACCCGTACACGCTCGGCACCCGTGCGGTGGAGGTGGAGCAGACGCACACCCGGGCCGGCGGCACCGTCCACCCGCTGGAGACGCTGCGCGCCGTACGGGAACTGACGTCCGGCGCGGGTCTCGCGGTCCACATGGACGGGGCCCGGATCTGGAACGCGATGGCCGCGACCGGCACTTCGGCGCGCCAGTACGGGCGGACGGCCGACTCGCTGTCCGTGTGCCTGTCGAAGGGGCTGGGCGCGCCCGTCGGGTCGGTGCTCCTGTTGTCGGCCGAAAGGCTGCCGCGGGCCCGGAAGTTGCGGCACGGCCTGGGCGGTGGCATGCGCCAGTCGGGCATCCTGGCGGCTGCGGGACTGTACGCCCTGGACCACCACGTGGAGCGGATCGCCGAGGACCACACCAACGCCGCGCTGCTGGCGGCGGGGCTGCGGGACGCGGGGTTCACCGTGCGCCCGCCGGAGACCAACATCGTGCTCATCGAGGTACCCGGCGCCGACGAGGTCGTCGCACGGGCCGCGCAGGAAGGAGTACTGGTGACCGCGCCCGGTCCGCAGACGGTCCGGCTGGTCACCCATCTGGACGCAGGACGACAGGCGTGCCGGCGGGCCCTCGGGGTGCTGGCCGCCGTGATGACCGGTGTCGTCACCGGGTCGCGGGACACCGCGGCCGCGGGACGCTCGTAA
- a CDS encoding DUF2461 domain-containing protein — MTFSGFPPSALRLYEDLAADNSKEAWRLRHRERYERDVRAPMDELAAELGAHFQESTGSGEVRVLGPVRDTRMSHDKSPYKSYQGAYLDLLPCLGLWVHLDRSGLYASGRWYPYAGAEVARYRAAVEEEDGGAELAAIAGRLEGQGFTLGGDRLKSRPRGVPADHPRLGLLRHRKIDAGRRFGPDAGLHTARAGELVRETWQLVRPLLDWVAARELTPRPRERGVDVPS; from the coding sequence GTGACCTTCAGCGGCTTCCCGCCCTCGGCACTGCGCCTGTACGAGGACCTCGCGGCCGACAACAGCAAGGAGGCGTGGCGGCTGCGCCACCGCGAGCGGTACGAGCGTGACGTACGTGCGCCGATGGACGAGCTGGCCGCTGAACTGGGCGCGCATTTTCAGGAGTCGACCGGATCGGGCGAGGTGCGGGTGCTCGGCCCGGTCCGGGACACCCGGATGTCCCACGACAAGTCCCCGTACAAGAGCTACCAGGGCGCCTATCTGGACCTGCTGCCCTGTCTGGGCCTCTGGGTGCACCTGGACCGCAGCGGCCTCTACGCCTCCGGCCGCTGGTACCCCTACGCCGGGGCCGAGGTCGCCCGGTACCGCGCCGCCGTCGAGGAGGAGGACGGCGGCGCGGAGCTGGCCGCGATCGCGGGCCGGCTGGAAGGCCAGGGGTTCACCCTGGGCGGCGACCGGCTGAAGTCCCGGCCGCGGGGGGTCCCGGCGGACCACCCGCGGCTGGGGCTGCTGCGCCACCGCAAGATCGACGCCGGGCGCCGCTTCGGTCCGGACGCCGGGCTGCACACGGCGCGCGCCGGGGAGCTGGTACGGGAGACCTGGCAGCTGGTGCGCCCGTTGCTGGACTGGGTGGCGGCCCGCGAACTCACCCCACGGCCCCGCGAACGAGGAGTTGACGTACCGTCATGA
- the glyA gene encoding serine hydroxymethyltransferase: MSLTLPAPVTEPELPAAPGPGHGSESDPDLIDFAGHAATRLRERDGELYTLLARESARQRDTLMMVAASSVADPSVLACEGSALGNLTAEGFPGNRYHAGCGVADEIERLAIDRACAAFGARDAIVQPHSGSSANLAVITALLNPGDSLLGLDLDCGGHLTHGSPASVTGRYYRAHGYRVTPEGLLDYDQIRELALEHRPKLIVCGASAYPRSIDFARFREIADEANAYLLADISHIAGLVAAGLHQSPVDHAHVTTTSTYKQLYGPRGGLILLGKEARKAGPERGTLAATLRRAVFPFTQGTPDLASVAAKARALDFVASPDFAEVAKRLADGAQAIAERLLDRGFRLVTGGTDTHMVLLDLRGTGVTGDIAEQALESCGIVVNRNRVPGDTTPVRVTGGLRLGTNTLAARGMDHAVAAECADLVADVLTALRAQGGVLPDVLRDRVRTRVSELCAAHPLPGYLP; encoded by the coding sequence ATGAGTCTCACCCTGCCCGCGCCCGTCACCGAGCCGGAGCTGCCCGCGGCACCCGGCCCCGGCCACGGGTCCGAGTCCGATCCCGATCTGATCGATTTCGCCGGGCACGCCGCGACGCGGCTCAGAGAGCGCGACGGCGAGCTGTACACGCTGCTGGCCCGGGAGTCGGCGCGCCAGCGCGACACCCTGATGATGGTCGCGGCGTCCAGCGTCGCCGACCCCTCCGTGTTGGCCTGCGAGGGCAGCGCGCTCGGAAACCTGACCGCCGAGGGCTTCCCCGGGAACCGCTACCACGCCGGCTGCGGGGTCGCCGACGAGATCGAACGCCTCGCGATCGACCGGGCGTGCGCGGCGTTCGGGGCCCGGGACGCGATCGTGCAGCCGCACTCCGGCTCCTCCGCCAACCTCGCCGTGATCACGGCGCTGCTGAACCCCGGCGACTCCCTGCTCGGGCTGGACCTGGACTGCGGGGGCCACCTCACCCACGGCTCCCCTGCCTCGGTGACGGGCCGCTACTACCGCGCCCACGGCTACCGGGTGACACCGGAGGGGCTGCTCGACTACGACCAGATCCGCGAACTGGCCCTGGAGCACCGCCCGAAGCTGATCGTCTGCGGGGCGAGCGCCTACCCCCGCAGCATCGACTTCGCCCGCTTCCGGGAGATCGCGGACGAGGCCAACGCCTATCTCCTGGCCGACATCTCGCACATCGCGGGACTGGTCGCGGCCGGCCTCCACCAGAGCCCCGTCGACCACGCCCACGTGACCACCACCAGCACCTACAAGCAGCTGTACGGCCCGCGCGGCGGTCTGATCCTGCTCGGCAAGGAGGCCCGCAAGGCCGGACCGGAGCGCGGCACCCTGGCCGCGACCCTGCGCCGCGCGGTGTTCCCCTTCACCCAGGGCACGCCCGACCTGGCGTCGGTGGCGGCCAAGGCGCGGGCCCTGGACTTCGTGGCGAGCCCGGACTTCGCGGAGGTCGCCAAGCGGCTGGCCGACGGCGCGCAGGCGATCGCGGAGCGGCTCCTGGACCGGGGATTCCGGCTGGTCACGGGCGGTACGGACACCCACATGGTGCTGCTCGACCTGCGCGGCACCGGCGTCACCGGGGACATCGCCGAGCAGGCCCTGGAGTCCTGCGGGATCGTCGTCAACCGCAACCGGGTCCCCGGCGACACCACACCGGTCCGGGTGACGGGCGGACTGCGGCTGGGCACCAACACGCTGGCCGCGCGCGGGATGGACCACGCGGTGGCCGCCGAGTGCGCCGACCTGGTCGCCGACGTCCTCACGGCGCTGCGCGCGCAGGGCGGCGTACTGCCGGACGTGCTGCGCGACCGGGTGCGCACCCGGGTGTCCGAGCTGTGCGCCGCCCACCCCCTGCCGGGGTACCTGCCGTGA